The genome window ATCACCCCATCATCCCCACAACGCTTCCCGCAGGCCCGACCGTCGTTCGCTCCTCCGCGCCGCAGCGGACCGCAGGATCTCCTCGTCCGCCCAGATGACCGCACCGGTCCGGGCGCGGGTGAGTCCCGTGTAGACCAGTTCCCGCGTGAGCACGGGGCTGTCGAAGGGAGGGAGCACCAGCAGTATCCGGTCGAACTCGGACCCCTGGCTCTTGTGGACCGTCATGGCGAAGACCGTTTCATGGGCCGGCAACCGGGCCGGGGAAATCTTTCTGACTCCACCGCCGGGCGCGGGAAAGCAGACGGCCAGCCCGCCGCTGAAGGCGGGATCGGCAACGGCCAGGCCGATGTCACCGTTGAAGAGCCCCAGCCCGTAGTCGTTCACCGTCACCATGACCGGCCGCCCCGGGTACCAGACGCGGTCGACATCGATGAGCCCCTGCCGTGCCAGGACCCGCTCGATGGCCCGGTTGAGCCCCTGCACCCCGTACTCCCCCTGCCGGACGGCACAGAGGACCCGGAAGCGGTCGAAACAGACCAGGGCCTGTTCCGGGTCTGCCTGGCCCAGGTACTCGCCATACCCCGCAACAACGCTCTCGGCCAGGGCCCCGGCAAGCCGCTCCGCCGGCGGCACGGGCCGGAGCGCTACGCCTCCGTCCATCCCTTCTCCTGACACAAGCGCCATAAGCCGGTCTCCGTCGCCCTCGTTCACGGCAGCACTGGCCGCGCCAATGGCGCTGGCCGCACCGAAGCGGTAGTTCCTGCGCAGGATCACCAGGGAGTCGGCCGGTGTCCCCGGCTGCCCATCCCCGTCGTCCCCGGCTTCGCCCTCGATCTCCTCGCCCGCGGCATCACGGATGAACTCCCGGAACGGGGCTGAGAACCGGTGCGCCCGCCCGGTGTCGCAGATGTCGCCCAGCACGGCCCCTGCCTCCACCGAGGCGAGCTGGTCCCGGTCCCCCAGGAGGATGAGCCGGGCCGACGGTGCCAGGGCCTCCACCAGCCGGGCCATGAGAGGCAGCGGCACCATGGAGGCCTCGTCCACCACCACCACCCGGTGGGGCAGCGGATTGTGACGGTTGTGACGGAAGCGGACCGAGCCGGGAATCACCCCCAGCAACCTGTGGATGGTGGAGACCTGGCCGGGGATCCGCTCCGCCACGGGGGTTACCGCCGCCAGGCGCTGACGGGCGTCGCGGATGGAGTCGCCGAGCCGCGCCGCGGCCTTGCCCGTGGGCGCTGCCAGGGCAATGCCCGCCCCTTCCTCGCCGGCCTGCTCCAGGAGCAGGGCCAGGATCGAAACCACGGTGGAGGTCTTGCCGGTACCCGGCCCCCCGGAGATGACGCAAAAGCCGCTCCGCACCGCGGCCGCGGCAGCCACCCGCTGCCAGTCCACGGCATCGTCCCCCTTCGGCCCGAAGATCCGGTCAATACCCGCCCGCAGGAGCGGCAGGGAAACGGGACGGATCTCTGCGGATTTTTGCTTTATGAATTCAGCAACTAGATATTCATAGTTCCAGTATCGATAAAGGTAGAGGCGGTTCTTTTCGTCCAGAATCAGGGGGGTACGGCCACCGGGCGGACCCACCACCGGCAGGGCCCTGAGGGTGGCGGCCAGGGCCGCGCCGTCGCTGCCAAAGGCTTCGTCCAGGTGCAGGCAGACGTGGCCGGCCCCTACGGCGGCGCTGGCGTGCATGGCGGCCCGATGGAGATCGTCGTTCTGGCCCCCGGCCAGGCGGCAGAGGAAGTCGGCAAAACAGGCGTCGATGTCGCGGAACTGCAGGTCGTCGGCACTCACGGCGCTCCTCCTTCCCGTCCCGCGAGGCAGTCGGTCAATGCCCGCACCAGGTCGGGCCGCGGCAGGTCATGATAGACCCCCAGGGGGGGGCGTTCGGGATCGATCCCCCGCAGGAACAGGTAGAACACTCCGCCGAAGTGCTCCTCGTAGCGATAACCGGGCAGGCGGCGCTCCAGGAAGCGGTCGAGGGCCACGGTGTAGAGCAGGTACTGGAGGGGATAGAGGGAGCGCTCCATCTCGCGGCAGAGGCGCTCGGGGCCGTAATCCTCGGCCCGGTTCCCCAGGTGGTTCGATTTCCAGTCGATCAGGTAGTAGCGGCTACTGTGGCGGAACACCAGATCCATGAAGCCGCGCACCATG of Geobacter anodireducens contains these proteins:
- a CDS encoding exodeoxyribonuclease V subunit alpha, whose protein sequence is MSADDLQFRDIDACFADFLCRLAGGQNDDLHRAAMHASAAVGAGHVCLHLDEAFGSDGAALAATLRALPVVGPPGGRTPLILDEKNRLYLYRYWNYEYLVAEFIKQKSAEIRPVSLPLLRAGIDRIFGPKGDDAVDWQRVAAAAAVRSGFCVISGGPGTGKTSTVVSILALLLEQAGEEGAGIALAAPTGKAAARLGDSIRDARQRLAAVTPVAERIPGQVSTIHRLLGVIPGSVRFRHNRHNPLPHRVVVVDEASMVPLPLMARLVEALAPSARLILLGDRDQLASVEAGAVLGDICDTGRAHRFSAPFREFIRDAAGEEIEGEAGDDGDGQPGTPADSLVILRRNYRFGAASAIGAASAAVNEGDGDRLMALVSGEGMDGGVALRPVPPAERLAGALAESVVAGYGEYLGQADPEQALVCFDRFRVLCAVRQGEYGVQGLNRAIERVLARQGLIDVDRVWYPGRPVMVTVNDYGLGLFNGDIGLAVADPAFSGGLAVCFPAPGGGVRKISPARLPAHETVFAMTVHKSQGSEFDRILLVLPPFDSPVLTRELVYTGLTRARTGAVIWADEEILRSAAARRSERRSGLREALWG